CGGGAAGGCGGCACGGTCACCGCGGGCAACGCCTCCCCGATGAACGACGGCGCCGCCGGCCTCCTCCTGGTCAGCGAGGACGCCCTGCGCGAGCTGGGCCTGGAGTCCCTGGGCCGCTACGTCGCCGGAGCCTCGGCGGGCGTCCACCCCGACGTCATGGGCATCGGCCCGGTCCCCGCCACCCGCAAGGCACTGACCCGGGCCGGCTGGGACATCGGCGACCTGGAGGAGGCCGAGTTCAACGAGGCCTTCGCGGCCCAGGCCCTGGCCTGCGTGGACCAGCTCGGCATCGACCCCGACCTGGTCAACCCCAGCGGCGGAGCCATCGCCCTCGGCCACCCGCTGGGCTGTTCGGGCGCCCGCATCCTGACGACGCTGCTCCACCGGATGCGGCGAACGGGGGCGGGGCGGGGGCTGGCGACGATGTGTGTGGGTGTCGGGCAGGGGAGTGCCGTACTCGTCGAACGGTAGGTACTCGGGCCCACCAGGCGAGACGCCGCTACCCGCACCGGTTCGTTGCACATAGCATCGGTGTTCGCATGAACACCATGACGCTCTGGCACATCACCGGCTGGGAGTTCGCCGCGCTCGCTTTCGCGGCCCTGCTCGTCGGCTTCTCGAAGACCGCCGTGAGCGGGGCCAACACGGTCAGTCTCGCCATCTTCGCCGCGGTGCTGCCCGCCCGCGCCTCCACCGGTGTGCTGCTGCCGGTCCTGATCGCCGGGGACCTGCTCGCCGTCGCCACCTACCGGCGGCACGCCCACTGGCCCACGCTGTGGCGGCTGTTCCCGGCGGTCGCCGCGGGTGTCGTCGTCGGCACGGTGTTCCTGATGTGGGCGGACGACGCGATCGTACGGACCTCGATCGGCGCGATCCTGCTGCTGATGGCCGCGGTGACGGTCTGGCGCAGGCGCGCGGCGGACGCGGAGCAGGAGCCGGAGTCGGTCACCACCCGAGCGGGCCGTCTCAAGGCCCGCTCCTACGGCGTCCTCGGCGGCTTCACCACCATGGTCGCCAACGCGGGCGGCCCGGTGATGTCGATGTACCTGCTGTCCGCGGGCTTCCGCAAACTCGGCTTCCTCGGCACGTCCGCCTTCTTCTTCCTGATCGTCAACGTCTCCAAGCTGCCCTTCAGCGCCGGCCTCGGCCTGATCGACGGCCGCTCCCTGCTCCTCGACCTGGCACTCGTGGCGTTCGTCGTGCCCGGCGCGCTGTTCGGCAAGTGGGCGGTCAACAAGATCAACCAGCGGCTGTTCGAACAGCTGGTCATCGCGGCGACGGTCGTGGGCGGACTGCAGCTGCTGCTGCGCTGACGCGTCACTGCCGCCGAGCCGACCCGCAACTACCACTGTGCCGAACCCCGCAGCAGCGCCGGAAGGTCCGCGAACGACTCGATCACGTGGTCGGGTGTGCCGTCGGCGGCCCGGAGCGCATCCGGCTGGAACTTGCCGGTCCGGACGAGGACCCCGGTGATCCCGGCCCGCTGCGCCGCGAGCACGTCGGACTCGACGTCGTCGCCCACCATCACGGCCTCGTCCGCGCCGGCGCCCAGCCGGGCGAGCGCCGCCTCGAAGAACGCCCGGGCCGGTTTCCCGGTGATCTCGGCCTCCACCCGGGCGGCCTGCTCCAGCCCGGCCAGGAACGCACCCGAGTCCAGCCGCAGCCCCTCGGCCGTACGCCAGTACAGGTTGCGGTGCATCGCCACCAGCCGGGCCCCGCGCTGCAGATGCCCGAAGGCCCGGTCGAGCGCCGCGTAGCCGAACTCAGGGCCGGCCCCGCCCACCAGCACGACATCCGGCAGGGTGCCGGAGTCCGCCGCGTCGACGACGGTCACACCGTCGAGGTCCTCCGCGATGTCGCCGCTGTTCAGCAGGGCGCACCGGGCGCCGGGACAGTGCTCGGCGAGGTGGGCGGCGGTGGCGGCGGGCGCGGTCAGGATGTCCTCGGCGGACACCGGGAACCCCGCGTCCGCGAGCGTCCCGGCGATCGACGCCCGCGTGCGGGACGTCGTGTTCGTGACCAGCAGCACGGCGAACCCGGCATCCCGGATCTCCCGCAACGCCTCGACGGCCCCCGGCAAGGGCCGCCACGAGACGGTCAGCACCCCGTCGATGTCGACGAGCACGGCACGTACGGACTCCATGCCCGGACGATAACCACGGTGAGCCGAGTCCGCCGGTCGGTGTCCGGGCACGGCAGCAGCCGCCCGTCACACCGTGCTGGCCGCCATGACCTTCGCCGGCCTGCCCGGCAGACCGTGGCTGAGGTCCTCCACCAGCAGCCGCTTGGCGATCGCGTCGACCGCGACGCGCAGATCGCCGTCCGACGGGCGGCTGATGTCCTGCCCCAGCCGCTCCTCCAGCCAGGAGGCCCAGGCCCTGCTGATGACCGCGGCCTCGCGGGCACCGGCCTCCGTGTGGGACAGCAGGGAGCCGTCGCGGGTCAGGAACCCCTCGTCGACCATCCGCTCGAAGACCGGCAGCAGCACCTCGGGCGGCATCCGGCGCCGCGCGGCGATGAGTCCGAGACTGGCATGGCCGACCATCCGCGTGAACAGCTCGACCTGTATCACCGCCCAGGCGCCCGCCACATCGAGCCGGGTGTCCGACTCAAGGATGATCCGTCGCGCCGTGTCCAGGTCCGTACCGCCGATGATCTTCCCGACGGCGGCCTCCAGCACCCGCTGAGAGTCCGCGCCGCTCGGCGAGGCGAAACCCTCACCCATGTCGGTCGACCCCGTCCGCGCGGTGTCGCGCAGCCGGACCTGCTTGAGGAACAGGGCGACGAGGAATCCCAGTGCGGCGACCGGCACCGTCCACAGGAACACCGTCTGGAGGGTGTCGGCGTAGGCGTCGACGATCGGGGCGGCCGTGGCCGGCGGCAGTTCGTGCACGCCGTCCGGGCTGGTCGCCGCCCTGGCGACGATGTCCGGCTCCACGCCACCGGTCTGCGCCGCCCGCGCCACCCCCTCGCGGAGGTTGGGCGCCAGCGCGTTGGTGTAGATCGTGCCGAAGACGGCCGTGCCGAACGCACTGCCCAGTGTACGGAAGAAGGTCACTCCGGAGGTCGCCGTGCCCAGGTCGGCGTAGTCGACGGTGTTCTGCACCGCGATCGTCAGCACCTGCATGCACAGGCCGATGCCGGTGCCCATGACGAACATGTACAGGGACTCCAGCCCCGAGCCGGTGCCCGGCCCCATGAGGGACATCAGGAACAGACCGGCGCCCATCACCAGCGGGCCGACGACAGGGAACACTCCGATACCGCCCGGTCCTGCTGACGACGCTGCCGCTGAAGACCGACGCGATGAGCAGCCCGGCCACCATCGGCAGCGTCCGCACGCCGGACACCGTGGCCGAGTCGCCGTCGACGTCCTGGAGATACGTCGGCAGGTACGTCAGCGCGCCGAGCATCGCGAAGCCGACGATGAAGCTCAGCACCGAGCAGACGGTGAACACCGGGTTGGCGAACAGCCGCATGGGCAGCATCGGTTCGCGCGCCGGGTCTCCACCCGGCAGAACAGGCCGAGCGCGACCACACCGCCCACGAACAGCGCGATGATCACGCCCGAGCCCCACGCGTACTCGTTGCCGCCCCAACTCGTCGCCAGGGTCAGCGCGCCGGCGCCGGCCGCGACGAGCGCGATGCCCAGATAGTCGATGACCGGCCGGGAGACCGACTTCACGACCGGGATGGTGCGGGCGGCCGCCGCGACGACGACGATCGCGATGGGAACGTTGACGTAGAACGCCCACCGCCACGTCAGATGGTCGGTGAACAGCCCGCCGAGCAGCGGCCCGATGACGGTGGACACACCGAACACCGCGCCGATCGCGCCCTGGTACTTGCCACGCTCGCGCAGCGGGATCACATCGGCGATCAGCGCCATCGACGTGACCATCAGCCCGCCCGCACCGATGCCCTGCATGGCCCGCCAGGCGATCAGCAGCGACATGTTGGTGGCCAGACCGCACAGGAACGAGCCCGTGATGAACACGATCGCCGAGACCTGGAAGACCACCTTGCGGCCGAACAGGTCGCCGAACTTGCCGACCAGCACGGTCGCGACGGTCTCCGCGAGCAGGTACGAGGTGACCACCCACGACATGTGGTCCGCCCCGCCCAGGTCCGAGACGATGGTCGGCAGGGCGGTGCCGACGATGGTCTGGTCGAGGGCCGCGAGCAGCATCCCCAGCGTGATCGTCACGAAGACGACGTTGCGGCGACGGGTGTCCAGCACCGGGGGCTGGGAGGCGGGCAGTGCGGTTTCCTCCACGACGGTCACGACGTCACCCTCACACCTGTGGACTACGTGCGCATGCCAGAAAGTCCGCACGGGTGCCCGGTGATGTGCACCCCAGTCGTGTCATTCGCGGGGGCACCGGCGCAGCAGATACGTGTCCATGATCCAGCCCTTGCGCTCGCGGGCCTCGGCACGCAACCGCTCGATGCGGGGCGCGGCCTCGGCGATCGGTCCGGAGACGAGGATCTCGTCCGGGGTGCCGATGTAAGCCCCCCAGTAGATGTCGACATCGTCCTGCACGTACCGCCGGAAGGCCCGCTGGGCGTCCAGCATCACCACCACGTCGTCCACGCCCTCCGGGAAGCCCTCCGCGAGAAGCCGGCCGGTGGTGATCTGCACGGGCCGGGCGACCCGGTTGAGCCCCGTCCGGTGCCGGGCGGCGAGCGCCGAGACGCTGGAGACGCCCGGCACGACGTCGTACTCGAACACCACCGCGCCCCGCTCCAGCACCTCCTCCAGGATCCCCAGCGTGCTGTCGTACAGCGCGGGATCGCCCCACACCAGGAAGGCGCCGGTCTCCTCCGCGCCGAGCTCCTCGCCGATCAGCCGCTCGTAGATGCCGGCGCGGGCGGTGCGCCAGTCCCCGACGGCGGGGGAGTAGGCCGCACCGCCGGCGGTCCGGTCCCGCTCCGGGCCACGGGCCTCGACGACCCGGTACGTCCCGTCCGGTATGTGCGCGTCGAGCATGTCCCGGCGCAGCCGGGTGAGGTCGGCCTTCACCTCTCCCTTGTCCAGGACGAAGAACACGTCCGTGCTCCGCAGCGCCCGGACCGCCTGGAGGGTGAGCTGGTCGGGGTCGCCCGCGCCGATACCGATGACATGAATCTTCCGCACGCCGACGAGTGTGCCGCACACCCCGACAACGTTCCGGCGCGTCCCGGGTCAACGCGGTGCGTCCGCTCCCCGCAGCCGGGGCGCCCGCGCCCCCGCGTCCACGGCCCGGCCGCTGTCCTCCACGTCCTGGGCCAGCTGCCGGGCCCAGGCGGAGACTCCCGCGACATCGATCCCGTACGGCCGTGACCGCCCCGAGCCCGACACCCACGCCCCGGCCGCCCCGGCGCCGCGCCGCAACAGTCGCGCCCCGCCGGCGAGGTTCCCCCGGGCGGCGTGCGTGAGCCCCACGGCCAGCTGGGCGAGTCCGCGCCACAGCTCTCGCTCCTCCTCGGGCCCCGACTTCCAGGCGTCCTCGAAGACCTCGTGCGCGTGGAACGGTTTCCCCTCGTCCAGCAACCGCTGCGCCTCGGCGACGGTCTCCTCCGGGGTGCGGACGACGCCCTCGGGCTGTCGGGGCACACCGTCCTCGCCGTACGGCAGGGGCCGCCCGAGTCCGTCCCGCGGCCGGGCATTCCTCGCCCGCCCCTCACTGTCGCGGTCCCGCTCCCCGAACGGCCGGCCGTCGGACGTGCTGCCCGCGCTTCCTGTACTCCCTGTACTGCCCATACGCCGATTGTCCCGCGCCTCTGCCCGTTTTCGGCACGGCCCGGGGTGTGGGGTAGAGTGCTGTTCGCGCGCTCACGCGGTTTCACCGCGCGCGAGCGCTCCGGGACGTGGCGCAGCTTGGTAGCGCACTTGACTGGGGGTCAAGGGGTCGCAGGTTCAAATCCTGTCGTCCCGACGGTGCGGAAAGCCCTCGCAGGCAGATGTCTGCGGGGGCTTTTTCTGTGGGCCGGTGGCGAAGGTGATCACGGCAACCGGTGTCCGTAGAGCCAGTCCAGCCGGCGGTGGTACCGGCGGGGAGCCAGTTTCCCGAGGAGCCACAGGGGAAGGTAGGCGAAGCTGTTTCCCCGGTGGAACCGCTGCCCGTTCCGGCGTGATCCGGCCTGGACGCGTGCGGTGCGCGGTCGCCGCGTCGCGGAGTAGGAGAGCAGCGCCCGGCGCACGTCGTCGGTGCCCTCGAGCCGGTGGGCGAGAACCCGTGCGTCCTCGATGGCCATGGTGGCGCCCTGGGCCAGGTACGGCAGCATGGGATGGCACGCGTCACCGAGGAGCGCGACGCGTCCGTCGGTCCAGGTCTCGAGGGGCTCGCGGTCGAACAACGCCCAGCGGTAGTGGGCGTCGGCCTCCCGGATGGTGGTGGTGACCGTGGGGTGCCAGCCCTCGAACTCGGCCAGCGCGTCCTGCCGTGTGCCGCGCTCGGTCCAGGACTCTCCCCGCCACTCGTCGCGCTCCACGACCGCCACGAGATTGGCCAGTGCCCCGCCCCGGAGCCGATAGGTGATCGCATGACGCCGGTCGCCCACCCAGAGGCACGCGGTGGGCGGGGGCACGTCACGCCCCAGACGCTCGATCGGGACGGTGACCCGCCAGGCGACATGGCCGGTGAACCGGGGCTCGCCGGCACCCAGCATCTGACTGCGGATCACCGAGTGGATGCCGTCGGCGCCGACGAGCAGGCTGCCGCTGACGCGCCGGCCCGAGTCGAGCAGTGCCGTGACCTCCTCGGGGCTCTGCTCGTAGCTCTTCACCGTCGCCCCGGTGTGGATCGTGATGTCCAGGCCGCTGCCCACCGTCCCGGTGAGGAGGGCGTCGATCAGGTCCGCACGGTGGACGTGCAGATAGGGGGGCGCCCCACCGCCGTACGGCGGTCTCGGCGAGTTCGATGCGGAACACGTGCCGACCGGAACGGCCGAGTCGCATTTCGACGGCCTCGGGACGGAACGTCGTGGGCAGCAGTTCGTCCAGCACTCCGAGGGACCTCAGCACGCTCACCCCGTTGGGGCTGAGCTGGATGCCCGCGCCGATCTCCCCGATGGCCGCCGCC
The genomic region above belongs to Streptomyces coeruleorubidus and contains:
- a CDS encoding sulfite exporter TauE/SafE family protein, which encodes MNTMTLWHITGWEFAALAFAALLVGFSKTAVSGANTVSLAIFAAVLPARASTGVLLPVLIAGDLLAVATYRRHAHWPTLWRLFPAVAAGVVVGTVFLMWADDAIVRTSIGAILLLMAAVTVWRRRAADAEQEPESVTTRAGRLKARSYGVLGGFTTMVANAGGPVMSMYLLSAGFRKLGFLGTSAFFFLIVNVSKLPFSAGLGLIDGRSLLLDLALVAFVVPGALFGKWAVNKINQRLFEQLVIAATVVGGLQLLLR
- a CDS encoding HAD-IIA family hydrolase, translated to MESVRAVLVDIDGVLTVSWRPLPGAVEALREIRDAGFAVLLVTNTTSRTRASIAGTLADAGFPVSAEDILTAPAATAAHLAEHCPGARCALLNSGDIAEDLDGVTVVDAADSGTLPDVVLVGGAGPEFGYAALDRAFGHLQRGARLVAMHRNLYWRTAEGLRLDSGAFLAGLEQAARVEAEITGKPARAFFEAALARLGAGADEAVMVGDDVESDVLAAQRAGITGVLVRTGKFQPDALRAADGTPDHVIESFADLPALLRGSAQW
- the cobF gene encoding precorrin-6A synthase (deacetylating), yielding MRKIHVIGIGAGDPDQLTLQAVRALRSTDVFFVLDKGEVKADLTRLRRDMLDAHIPDGTYRVVEARGPERDRTAGGAAYSPAVGDWRTARAGIYERLIGEELGAEETGAFLVWGDPALYDSTLGILEEVLERGAVVFEYDVVPGVSSVSALAARHRTGLNRVARPVQITTGRLLAEGFPEGVDDVVVMLDAQRAFRRYVQDDVDIYWGAYIGTPDEILVSGPIAEAAPRIERLRAEARERKGWIMDTYLLRRCPRE
- a CDS encoding DUF309 domain-containing protein, translating into MGSTGSTGSAGSTSDGRPFGERDRDSEGRARNARPRDGLGRPLPYGEDGVPRQPEGVVRTPEETVAEAQRLLDEGKPFHAHEVFEDAWKSGPEEERELWRGLAQLAVGLTHAARGNLAGGARLLRRGAGAAGAWVSGSGRSRPYGIDVAGVSAWARQLAQDVEDSGRAVDAGARAPRLRGADAPR
- a CDS encoding FAD-dependent monooxygenase — translated: MGSGLDITIHTGATVKSYEQSPEEVTALLDSGRRVSGSLLVGADGIHSVIRSQMLGAGEPRFTGHVAWRVTVPIERLGRDVPPPTACLWVGDRRHAITYRLRGGALANLVAVVERDEWRGESWTERGTRQDALAEFEGWHPTVTTTIREADAHYRWALFDREPLETWTDGRVALLGDACHPMLPYLAQGATMAIEDARVLAHRLEGTDDVRRALLSYSATRRPRTARVQAGSRRNGQRFHRGNSFAYLPLWLLGKLAPRRYHRRLDWLYGHRLP